One genomic region from Stutzerimonas decontaminans encodes:
- the argE gene encoding acetylornithine deacetylase, protein MPIPSFKEQFAALLAAPSVSCTQPGWDQSNRPVIELLAAWLGELGFTCETPEVAPGKFNLLASYGSGPGGLVLAGHSDTVPFDAGLWTSDPLKLREADGRWYGLGSCDMKGFFALIIEAVRPLLEQPFRRPLLILATCDEESSMSGARALAEAGQPLGRAAVIGEPTGLRPVRLHKGIMMERIDILGQSGHSSNPAYGHSALEAMHGVIGEMMTLRRQWQAEYDNSLFDVPKPTLNFGCIHGGDNPNRICGQCALEFDLRPLPGMDPQQLRGIIRQRLQPLAEQHQVKIDLAPLFPAVPAFEQAAESELVRLAERLTGHRAEAVAFATEAPYLQQLGCETLVLGPGDIACAHQPDEYLQLDRIEPTLQLLRRMIEHYCLQPHAAPN, encoded by the coding sequence GTGCCCATTCCATCATTCAAGGAGCAGTTCGCTGCGCTCCTCGCGGCACCCTCGGTCAGTTGTACGCAGCCTGGCTGGGATCAGAGCAATCGTCCGGTGATCGAGTTGCTGGCGGCCTGGCTCGGTGAGTTGGGCTTCACCTGCGAAACGCCGGAAGTCGCTCCCGGCAAATTCAACCTGCTCGCCAGCTACGGCAGCGGTCCCGGCGGTCTGGTGCTGGCCGGACACAGCGATACCGTGCCGTTCGATGCCGGGCTGTGGACGTCCGATCCGCTCAAGCTGCGCGAGGCCGACGGCCGCTGGTACGGCCTGGGCAGCTGCGACATGAAGGGCTTCTTCGCGCTGATCATCGAGGCGGTTCGCCCGTTGCTGGAGCAGCCGTTCCGCCGTCCGTTGCTCATTCTCGCCACCTGCGACGAGGAAAGCTCGATGTCCGGCGCCCGTGCGCTGGCCGAAGCCGGCCAGCCGCTCGGGCGTGCGGCAGTGATCGGCGAGCCCACCGGCCTGCGCCCGGTGCGTCTGCACAAGGGCATCATGATGGAGCGCATCGATATCCTCGGGCAGAGCGGCCATTCCTCGAACCCGGCCTACGGCCATAGCGCGCTGGAAGCGATGCACGGCGTGATCGGCGAGATGATGACGCTGCGCCGGCAGTGGCAGGCCGAGTACGACAACTCGTTGTTCGACGTGCCCAAGCCGACGCTCAACTTCGGCTGCATCCACGGCGGCGACAACCCCAACCGTATCTGCGGCCAGTGCGCGCTGGAGTTCGACCTGCGCCCGTTGCCGGGTATGGACCCACAGCAACTGCGCGGGATCATCCGTCAGCGCCTGCAGCCGCTGGCCGAGCAGCATCAGGTGAAGATCGATCTGGCGCCGCTGTTCCCCGCAGTGCCAGCCTTCGAGCAGGCGGCGGAAAGCGAGCTGGTGCGCCTCGCCGAGCGCCTCACCGGGCACCGTGCCGAGGCGGTGGCGTTTGCCACCGAAGCGCCTTATCTTCAGCAGCTCGGCTGCGAGACGCTGGTGCTGGGCCCTGGCGACATCGCCTGCGCGCACCAGCCCGACGAATACCTGCAGCTCGACCGCATCGAACCGACCCTGCAGCTGTTGCGCCGGATGATCGAGCACTATTGCCTGCAGCCGCACGCCGCCCCGAACTGA
- a CDS encoding inorganic phosphate transporter — protein MSFIADYGFVLLVLACMFGFFMAWGVGANDVANAMGTSVGSRALTIKQAIVVAMIFEFCGAYLAGGQVTETIKSGIVDASAISPELMVLGMMSALLAAGTWLLIASVKGWPVSTTHSIVGAVIGFAAVGVSVDAVHWSGVGPIVASWVVSPMLSGTIAFGLFISVQRLIIDTDEPFQNAKRFVPLYMFLTGFMVALMTLSKGLKHIGLDLSGGQSFMLAVGVGALVMLIGIALLTRIKVDVEADKAFHFSSVEKVFAVLMIFTACSMAFAHGSNDVANAVGPLAAVVGVLQSEGAAVIGAKAAVPGWVLLLGAVGIVIGLATYGYKVIATIGKQITELTPSRGFAAELATATTVVGASAIGLPVSTTHTLVGAVLGVGIARGIGALNLGVVGKIFMSWLVTLPVGAGLAIVFFLILRAIFI, from the coding sequence ATGTCCTTTATCGCGGATTACGGCTTCGTACTCCTGGTGCTCGCCTGCATGTTCGGTTTTTTCATGGCCTGGGGCGTGGGCGCCAACGACGTGGCCAACGCCATGGGTACCTCGGTAGGCTCCCGCGCGCTGACCATCAAGCAAGCGATCGTCGTGGCGATGATCTTCGAGTTCTGCGGTGCGTATCTGGCCGGTGGCCAGGTCACCGAGACGATCAAGAGCGGGATCGTCGATGCATCGGCCATCTCACCAGAGCTTATGGTGCTGGGCATGATGTCGGCGCTGCTGGCAGCCGGTACCTGGTTGTTGATCGCCTCGGTCAAGGGCTGGCCGGTATCGACCACGCACTCCATTGTCGGTGCGGTGATCGGCTTCGCTGCCGTGGGTGTCTCGGTGGATGCGGTGCACTGGAGCGGCGTCGGCCCGATCGTCGCCAGCTGGGTCGTCTCGCCCATGCTCTCGGGCACTATCGCCTTTGGTCTGTTCATCAGCGTGCAGCGCCTGATCATCGATACCGATGAGCCCTTCCAGAACGCCAAGCGTTTCGTGCCGCTGTACATGTTCCTGACCGGTTTCATGGTCGCGCTGATGACCCTGTCCAAGGGCCTCAAGCACATCGGGCTGGACCTGAGCGGCGGGCAGAGCTTCATGCTGGCGGTGGGCGTCGGCGCACTGGTGATGTTGATTGGTATCGCCTTGCTGACGCGGATCAAGGTCGACGTGGAGGCGGACAAGGCCTTCCATTTCTCCAGCGTGGAGAAGGTCTTCGCCGTACTGATGATCTTCACCGCCTGTTCCATGGCCTTCGCCCATGGGTCCAACGATGTGGCCAACGCGGTTGGACCGCTCGCGGCAGTGGTTGGTGTGCTGCAATCGGAAGGTGCCGCTGTCATTGGCGCCAAGGCCGCTGTGCCGGGCTGGGTGCTGCTGCTGGGCGCTGTCGGTATCGTCATCGGTCTGGCGACTTACGGTTACAAGGTGATCGCCACTATCGGCAAGCAGATAACCGAACTGACGCCGAGCCGCGGTTTTGCCGCCGAGCTGGCCACCGCCACCACCGTAGTCGGCGCCTCCGCTATTGGCCTGCCGGTTTCCACCACCCATACGCTGGTCGGTGCGGTACTCGGTGTGGGCATCGCCCGCGGTATCGGTGCGCTGAATCTGGGCGTGGTCGGCAAGATCTTCATGTCCTGGCTGGTCACCCTGCCGGTCGGTGCGGGTCTGGCCATCGTGTTCTTCCTCATTCTGCGCGCCATCTTCATCTGA
- a CDS encoding TIGR00153 family protein has translation MPVNPFVSLFGRSPIGPMQQHMAKSHECAANLVPLFQAVMAEDWEKVEQIQQQMAQLENEADKLKKSVRQHLPKSLFLPVPRSDLLDLLSVQDKIANRAKDIAGLMLGRCMTIPQPLQPQMLAYVQRTVDASAQALKALKELDSLLETGFSGREATLVEKMVEELEEIERETDRMQITVRRALFNLEKDLPAVDVIFLYKIIEWIGDVADRAERVGNRLEQLLAR, from the coding sequence ATGCCAGTCAATCCTTTCGTCAGCTTGTTCGGACGTTCGCCAATCGGCCCGATGCAGCAGCATATGGCCAAGTCGCATGAATGTGCGGCGAACCTGGTACCGCTGTTCCAGGCGGTGATGGCCGAAGACTGGGAGAAGGTCGAGCAGATCCAGCAGCAGATGGCGCAGCTGGAAAACGAGGCCGACAAGCTGAAGAAGAGCGTCCGCCAGCACCTGCCGAAAAGCCTGTTCTTGCCGGTGCCACGTTCCGATCTTCTTGACCTGCTGAGTGTACAGGACAAGATCGCCAACCGTGCCAAGGACATCGCCGGCCTGATGCTGGGCCGCTGCATGACCATCCCGCAGCCGCTGCAACCGCAGATGCTGGCCTACGTGCAACGCACCGTCGACGCCAGTGCCCAGGCGCTCAAGGCTCTGAAAGAGCTGGATTCGCTGCTGGAAACCGGCTTTAGCGGCCGCGAAGCCACCCTCGTCGAAAAAATGGTCGAAGAGCTCGAGGAAATCGAGCGCGAAACCGACCGCATGCAGATCACGGTTCGCCGTGCGCTGTTCAATCTGGAAAAGGATTTGCCAGCAGTCGACGTGATCTTTCTCTACAAGATCATCGAATGGATCGGTGATGTAGCCGACCGCGCCGAGCGCGTCGGCAACCGTCTGGAACAATTGCTGGCGCGCTAA
- a CDS encoding CYTH domain-containing protein, translated as MQKETEIKLRASRETLLALREHPLLKKRNKSGWSRHELFNQYYDTADRALAQARVALRLRRDGEQFIQTLKSRGQSVAGLSERNEWDWYLDKAKLDTKKLGDDCWPASLAELDKKTLKPIFTTDFVREKAEIAWGRGKAKVVIEAALDLGQVKAGKQSEEICELELELRQGDPEALLELAAELAADLPLMPCDISKAERGYRLHDADGYNLQLPAPALDATMPLDDAVVALGWQLLGNSQRLAEQYRFNGRWKLLSDWLQQLIELRALLGSLGQAAPRASSRELRELLDALILDWRPRVEAGQNDEGVRKAAPTQFAAELDQTRWGLLSLKASLWLLQRSWTEGRNARGDRQGAAELGKWLLHLLAEEAKALQLPRYQQQPEDLAEQSPRMERLLVWLHLARGVLELPEVDRLYGELAKLHELARQPIDDQALELRVEQAHLVWTLKAWKLLEK; from the coding sequence ATGCAGAAAGAAACCGAAATCAAGCTACGCGCCAGCCGCGAAACCCTGCTCGCCCTGCGCGAACATCCGCTGCTGAAGAAGCGCAACAAGAGTGGCTGGTCGCGCCATGAGCTATTCAACCAGTATTACGACACCGCCGACCGCGCCCTCGCCCAGGCCCGCGTCGCGCTGCGCCTGCGTCGCGACGGCGAGCAGTTCATCCAGACCCTGAAGAGCCGCGGCCAGAGTGTCGCCGGCCTGTCCGAGCGCAACGAATGGGACTGGTATCTGGACAAGGCCAAGCTCGACACCAAGAAGCTCGGCGACGACTGCTGGCCGGCCAGCCTTGCCGAGCTGGACAAGAAAACCCTGAAGCCGATCTTCACCACTGATTTCGTCCGCGAGAAGGCCGAAATCGCCTGGGGCCGCGGCAAGGCCAAGGTGGTCATCGAGGCCGCGCTGGATCTGGGCCAGGTCAAGGCCGGCAAGCAGTCCGAGGAGATCTGCGAGCTGGAGCTCGAGCTACGCCAGGGCGATCCCGAGGCATTGCTGGAACTGGCCGCCGAGCTGGCTGCCGATCTGCCGCTGATGCCCTGCGACATCAGCAAGGCCGAACGCGGCTACCGCCTGCACGACGCCGACGGCTACAACCTGCAGCTACCTGCGCCGGCACTGGACGCCACGATGCCGCTGGACGACGCGGTGGTCGCTCTCGGCTGGCAGCTGTTGGGCAATAGCCAGCGCCTGGCTGAGCAGTACCGTTTCAATGGCCGCTGGAAACTGCTGAGTGACTGGCTGCAGCAGCTGATCGAGCTGCGCGCCCTGCTCGGCAGCCTCGGCCAGGCCGCCCCGCGCGCCAGTAGCCGGGAGCTGCGTGAGCTGCTCGACGCGCTGATCCTGGACTGGCGCCCACGGGTCGAAGCCGGCCAGAACGATGAAGGTGTGCGCAAGGCCGCGCCGACACAATTCGCCGCCGAACTGGACCAGACCCGCTGGGGCCTGCTGTCGCTGAAAGCCTCGCTGTGGCTGCTGCAACGCAGCTGGACCGAAGGCCGCAACGCCCGTGGCGATCGTCAGGGTGCGGCCGAACTAGGCAAGTGGCTGCTGCATTTGCTCGCCGAAGAAGCCAAGGCGCTGCAACTGCCGCGTTACCAGCAGCAGCCCGAGGACCTCGCCGAACAGAGCCCGCGCATGGAGCGGCTGCTGGTCTGGCTGCACCTCGCCCGCGGCGTACTGGAGCTGCCCGAGGTTGACCGTCTGTATGGCGAGCTGGCCAAACTGCATGAACTGGCCCGCCAGCCCATCGACGATCAAGCGCTGGAACTGCGTGTCGAACAGGCGCATCTGGTCTGGACGCTCAAGGCCTGGAAGCTACTGGAGAAATAA
- a CDS encoding GspE/PulE family protein — MSVLNSPPKDRPLDLNDLLRELVAQGRVAQDSAEQCLTVRRSAVANQQHPLEFLAAQQLDDLLRPGKKLDLETLTVWLAERAGQPYLRIDPLKIDVAAVTPLMSYAFAQRHSILAVAVDSSAVTIASSQPFVHGWETNLTHVLKRPIKRVVANPTDIQRFTVEFYRLAKSVSGASGTDQKISGVGNFEQLLNLGASDQEPDANDSHIVNIVDWLFQYAFQQRASDIHIEPRREQGTVRFRIDGVLHNVYQFPPQVTMAVVSRLKSLGRMNVAEKRKPQDGRVKTKTPDGGEVELRLSTLPTAFGEKMVMRIFDPEVLLKGFDQLGFSADDLRRWQSMTGQPNGIILVTGPTGSGKTTTLYTTLKQLATPEVNVCTIEDPIEMIEGAFNQMQVQHNIELTFASGVRALMRQDPDIIMIGEIRDLETAEMAIQAALTGHLVLSTLHTNDAPSAITRLLELGVPHYLLKATLLGVMAQRLVRTLCPHCKTPMQLDADDWTALTRPWNAPLPTTAHKAVGCLECRDTGFRGRAGVYEIMLLNDAIKPLITADTDIVALRRQAFKDGMRSLRLSGAQKIAAGLTTVEEVLRVTPQSEQK; from the coding sequence ATGTCCGTGCTGAACTCGCCCCCCAAGGACCGCCCTCTCGATCTCAACGATCTGTTGCGCGAGTTGGTCGCTCAGGGCCGGGTGGCTCAGGACAGCGCCGAACAGTGCCTGACGGTCCGCCGCAGCGCGGTGGCCAACCAGCAGCATCCGCTGGAATTCCTCGCCGCGCAGCAGCTCGATGATCTGCTGCGCCCCGGCAAGAAGCTCGACCTGGAAACCCTGACCGTCTGGCTCGCAGAGCGGGCCGGTCAGCCTTACCTGCGCATCGACCCGCTGAAGATCGATGTCGCCGCGGTCACGCCGCTGATGTCCTACGCCTTCGCCCAGCGCCACAGCATCCTCGCTGTAGCGGTGGACAGCAGCGCCGTGACCATCGCCAGCAGCCAGCCGTTCGTGCACGGCTGGGAAACCAACCTGACCCACGTGCTCAAGCGCCCGATCAAGCGCGTGGTGGCCAACCCGACGGACATCCAGCGCTTCACCGTCGAGTTCTACCGCCTGGCCAAGTCGGTCAGCGGCGCCAGCGGCACGGACCAGAAGATCAGCGGCGTCGGCAACTTCGAGCAACTGCTCAACCTCGGCGCCAGCGACCAGGAGCCGGATGCCAACGACTCGCACATCGTCAACATCGTCGACTGGCTGTTCCAGTACGCCTTTCAGCAGCGCGCCAGCGATATCCACATCGAACCGCGCCGCGAGCAGGGCACGGTGCGTTTCCGTATCGACGGTGTGCTGCATAACGTCTACCAGTTCCCGCCGCAGGTAACGATGGCGGTAGTCAGCCGGCTGAAGTCCCTCGGCCGCATGAACGTTGCCGAGAAGCGCAAGCCGCAGGACGGCCGGGTGAAGACCAAGACGCCGGACGGCGGCGAGGTGGAGCTGCGCCTGTCGACGCTCCCGACCGCCTTCGGCGAGAAGATGGTGATGCGTATCTTCGACCCCGAGGTGCTGCTCAAGGGCTTCGACCAGCTGGGCTTTTCCGCCGACGACCTGCGTCGCTGGCAGAGCATGACGGGCCAGCCCAACGGCATCATCCTGGTCACCGGGCCGACCGGCTCAGGCAAGACCACCACGCTCTACACCACGCTCAAGCAGCTGGCGACGCCAGAGGTGAACGTCTGCACCATCGAGGACCCGATCGAGATGATCGAGGGCGCCTTCAACCAGATGCAGGTGCAGCACAATATCGAGCTGACCTTCGCCAGCGGCGTGCGCGCGCTGATGCGGCAGGACCCGGACATCATCATGATCGGCGAAATCCGCGATCTGGAAACCGCCGAGATGGCCATCCAGGCCGCGCTGACCGGTCACTTGGTGCTCTCCACCCTGCACACCAACGACGCCCCCAGCGCAATTACTCGCCTGCTGGAACTGGGTGTGCCGCACTACCTGCTCAAGGCAACGCTGCTCGGTGTCATGGCCCAGCGTCTGGTGCGCACACTGTGCCCGCACTGCAAGACGCCGATGCAGCTGGACGCCGATGATTGGACGGCATTGACCCGGCCTTGGAATGCCCCGTTACCGACCACCGCGCATAAGGCCGTGGGCTGTCTGGAATGCCGCGACACCGGTTTCCGCGGTCGTGCCGGGGTCTACGAGATCATGCTGCTGAACGACGCGATCAAACCGCTGATCACCGCCGACACCGATATCGTCGCCCTACGCCGTCAGGCCTTCAAAGATGGCATGCGCAGCCTGCGCCTATCCGGCGCTCAGAAGATCGCCGCCGGCCTGACCACCGTGGAAGAAGTGCTGCGGGTTACGCCGCAGAGCGAGCAGAAATAG
- a CDS encoding murein L,D-transpeptidase catalytic domain family protein → MMSMLRRACLAAGLFVFVSPVWAANATYQPMVDSLARLAPKLDKQVLTHAVAAMQCAVNNGASAAQRLAVIDFSLPSSERRLWIFDLEKEQLLLEDLVAHGQKSGDNHATSFSNAVGSHQSSIGLFRTAESYSGKHGYSLRMDGLEPGINDRARERAIVIHPAAYVNPSWIATQGRIGRSQGCPAVRPEVARMVVDSLKGGQFMFSWYPDQQWLQSSAYLNCKPNQVASILAARADG, encoded by the coding sequence GTCTTTTCGTGTTCGTCTCGCCTGTATGGGCGGCCAACGCCACCTATCAGCCGATGGTCGACAGTCTGGCCCGGCTGGCCCCCAAACTCGATAAGCAGGTGCTGACCCACGCGGTCGCCGCCATGCAGTGTGCGGTCAACAATGGCGCGAGTGCCGCCCAGCGCCTGGCGGTGATCGACTTCTCGCTGCCTTCCAGCGAACGCCGGCTATGGATCTTCGATCTGGAGAAGGAGCAGCTGCTGCTCGAGGATCTGGTTGCTCACGGGCAGAAGTCAGGCGACAACCACGCCACCAGCTTTTCCAATGCGGTGGGCAGCCATCAGTCCAGCATCGGTCTGTTTCGCACCGCGGAAAGCTACAGTGGCAAGCACGGCTACTCGCTGCGCATGGACGGGCTGGAGCCGGGCATCAATGACCGCGCCCGCGAGCGGGCCATCGTCATTCACCCGGCGGCGTACGTGAATCCTTCCTGGATCGCCACGCAGGGCCGTATCGGTCGTAGCCAGGGTTGCCCGGCAGTGCGGCCGGAAGTGGCGCGGATGGTGGTCGATAGCCTCAAGGGCGGCCAGTTCATGTTCTCCTGGTACCCCGACCAGCAATGGTTGCAGTCTTCGGCCTACCTCAACTGCAAGCCCAATCAGGTGGCGAGCATTCTCGCTGCAAGGGCGGATGGCTGA